A region of Candidatus Omnitrophota bacterium DNA encodes the following proteins:
- the rpsT gene encoding 30S ribosomal protein S20, translated as MAKLKTGRHTSAMKEARQNRKKRAANRKIKTALKTEIKQYKVAISEKGGKPAEKIANIQGILDKMSKKKIFHGNKADRLKSRLCALSKKS; from the coding sequence ATGGCAAAATTAAAAACAGGCAGACATACGAGTGCTATGAAAGAGGCAAGGCAGAACCGTAAAAAGCGGGCCGCCAACCGTAAAATCAAAACAGCGCTCAAGACAGAGATCAAACAGTACAAAGTCGCCATCAGCGAAAAAGGCGGAAAACCCGCCGAAAAAATCGCGAATATCCAGGGAATACTGGATAAAATGTCCAAGAAGAAGATCTTCCACGGCAACAAAGCTGACAGGCTGAAATCACGCCTCTGTGCCCTTTCCAAAAAATCCTGA